A stretch of DNA from Candidatus Bathyarchaeota archaeon:
TAGGTAAGTATAGGACAAGTCGTTTGGGAGACAAACTGTTATGGATTTTGGCATTTTGGTTAACAACGCTGAGTATGTTCTAATTTTGGGTGGAATCATAGCTATGTCGTGGTTTATCCAAAAAGTGGTTAAACCAGTGCCAATTGTAGGAACCCCAACAAGCATACTAATCAGGATTGTTGCATTTTTTGGGTTTTTCGCCGGAATCGCCCTAATGATAACAGGAGCAGCCGCTTGGCAATCTCAAGCCCCAAACGTAGACACGTACACCCAATATCTCCTAATCATTGCAGGACTGGTTCTAATACTAAAACCCATTAAAGACTTCCCATGGGCAGCCTTACTTGGACTACTCGCAGGCGGACTAGTCACCGGAGCAGTGTACTTCTTATATTCTTTGCCAGAAACCGTACTGGGAATCGGATCCATATGGGTTTACGTTGCCTTGTTTTTGATTCCCGCAGTAATCGTTTACATGGTCTTCAAATTCATAGAAGACGTCCTCAAACTCCTTGGAACCCTATTAGCTTCACGACCCGTAACCTTCATCGTAGGCATAATATGCATCACCCAAGGAATACTACTACTTCTAGACAGTAACCTGTTCACACTGTTATTGTCTTAGAGATTATCTAATCAGCATTAAGAAAATCCAAGATATCCTTTTGGAACTTTTTTCGATTATCCATCCAAGCGTTGTGTCCAAAGTTTTCGTAAAGGATTAATTCAGCGTTTGGAATTTCTTCTGCTGTTTCTTTTATTGGATAAAAAAAGTCGTCCACCCCACCGATAACTAAAGTGGGAATATTGATTTGGAAAAGGAACTCCTTGAAGTTGTGTTTGTCTTCTGCTTCAATAGTCACCACAACATCGGAAGGATCTTTAGGTGCCCCCAAAGGTTGCCATAACCCACATCATCGCCTTAAAGAACCGTTTCTTTAATCCACCCTCAGGATACAAACCATCCAGCATTGCAGGAAAGGCTTTTCTCCATTTCCATTGACCAGCCATTTCGCCTACATAAAGCTGCAACTGTTTTCCAGATTCACTTAAACTATAACCAGTACTAGCAAGAACCAATCGTCTAACCAAATCAGGATAATTCAAAGCAAAATATTGGGCAATTGTTCCCCCGTTGAAAGGCCTAAAATGTCTACTGGATAATCTAACTCGTTTTTTATCATTTCAGCGTAATCCTTTGCCAAGTCAGGGGTGGTGTAACCCTGAGGAAGGTTAGGTTTACGACCAACGGAATATACAGTATACTCTTTAGCAAATTCTTTAAAGTCCCCCGCAACCCAACGAAGCTGAAAAACAGAAGGAGGCTTATTTTCAAAACTCAAACCTTCAAACACTACAAGTATACGCGAAGAGTCTCCTAACCGAAAATACGGAAGCCCATTTTCAGAATAACCAGTTTTAGATTTCAGATTAAAAACCCCAAGTTTACATAATTCATCTTGTAATTATTTCAATTTTTTTTTAAAAAAAAATATATCGATGAACTAAAGGGATGAAGTAAAATCCTAAAAAACAAAAGCACATTTCATATTAAAAATGCTAATGCGATACTAATAACAGTGGAGTGTTGAAAACATCTTTTCAAAAATTCAGTTACCTGAAGAAATAAAACAAAAAAGAGAAGAAAAAAAGGGTCTCTTTAACCCTTGACTGTAATCTCTTTGACTACGCCAGCAGCAACTGTTGTGCCCATGTCTCGAACTGCGAATCGTCCTAGTTCGGGGAAGTCGCTGTAGGTTTCGACAGCCATTGGCTGAATAGGTTCAAAGCGTACAATTGCACCGTCACCAGTCTTCAAGAAGGAGGGGTTCTTTTCGACGATTTGACCAGTTCTTGGGTCTAGTTTTGCAACTAGTTCTTTGAATCTGCATGAGATCTGACCAGTGTTAGAGTGTAATACAGGAGAGTATCCTGCAGCGATTGCAGTTGGGTGGTGTATAACGATGATTTGTCCAAGGAATTCTTTTGCTACAGTGGGAGGGTTAGATGAATGCCCTGCTACGTCGCCGCGGTGGACATCTTTTTTGGAGATACCTCTGACGTTGAATCCAATGTTGTCTCCTGGAAGTGCTTGTTTAACCATTACGTGGTGAGTTTCGATTGATTTGACTTGACCTTTTACGTTTCCGGGCATGAAAACTAGTTCATCGCCTTCTTTTAGAACACCTGTTTCAACACGACCTACAGGAACTGAACCAATTCCAGTGATTGTGTAGATGTCCTGAATAGGAATTCTCAAAGGTTTTGTTGTTGGCTTGGCTGGAACTTCCATTTCGTCAAGGGCTTCAAACAATGTAGGACCTTTGTACCAGTCCATGTGTTCGCTGCGTTTTGCGAGGTTGTCTCCAGTCCAGCCAGAAGTTGGAACAAAGTGAATCTTTGAAGGATTAAATCCGGACATTTTCACCATGCGTTCCATTTCATTTCGGACTTCCATGTAACGTTCTTCACCCCAGTTTACTGAAGCATCATCCATCTTGTTGATGGCAACGACAAGCTGGTTTACACCAAGAGTGTAAGCCAAGAAGGCGTGCTCACGGGTTTGTCCGCCAGAACCAATTCCTGCTTCGAATTCTCCTCGTTTTGCAGAAATGAGAAGAATTGCACAATCTGATTGGCTTGCACCGGTAATCATGTTCTTTACGAAATCACGGTGTCCTGGTGCGTCAATGATAGTGAATTGATATTTTGGAGTTTCAAATTTGAGGTATGCAACATCGATGGTCATACCACGTTCTCTTTCTTCTTTGAGCTTATCCAATACCCATGCAAACTTGAATGTTTCTTTTCCTAGTTTTTTGGCTTCTTCTTCGTAGGCTCTTGTAGTTCTCTCGTCAACTGCACCGGTCAGAGAGAAAAGGTGACCTACGGTTGTTGATTTTCCGTGGTCGATGTGACCAATAACCACCAAGTTCAGATGGGGTTTCTCTTTGTTACTCATTTCTTTTTGTTCTCCTTTTTACTCTTTATGAGTGTGATTCGTAGAGAGAACAGTTGGTTCAGTTATTTTAACTTTTTGAAAGAGTTCTCTAACTAATTCAACTGTATTCTTTACGGATAACATGCAACACACAAAGATTTAGCGTGAAGATCGTGCGATGCGTTCCATTTCGTTGCGCTTTTTGACGGCATAACTTTTAACGTCGTTTCTGGAAGCCAAAATCAATTCTTCAGCAAGATATTCGTCCAAAGCTTTTGGATTACCAAAGGATTGATTTCGTGCACCTTCAGAAAGGAACCTTAATGCAATGTCAACGCGTCTTTGAGGGGAAATGTCTACTGCTTGATGATAAGCAATACCACCGAAACTAATACGTGTAGTATCTTCTCCCGGAGCAGTGTTTTCTACTGCAGTTATAAGAACTTGAACAGGGTTTTGTCCAGTTTGAACACTAATTATTTCGAACGCGTTCCTCAGCAAGGTTATTGCACGAGTTTTTTTTCCTGCACTGCTGCCAGGGCGCATAAGATTGTTTATTAGTCGTTCAACTATGCTGACTTTGGCTTTACGGAATTTTCCGTGTTCGTGTCGTCCCATGCTGTGGGGAATGTAAATTGGTTTAACTGAAATGTATTGCTTAAGTCCAGGGTCTTCTACGCCGACGCCTTCAAAGCTCCATTTTCCGAATAGTTTGATTTCTTCCATTTTGCTCAAACGAGACACCTTAACAAATTTTTAGCGCATGGGTTTTTCTTTTTTGCCCAGAACCAACTCATTAAGGGAAACTCCATTAATGGTTGATACTTTCCATCGAACACCTGGAAGGTCACCCATGGCTCCTCCACGGGAACCGCTGATTCCTTCGACGACTACTTCGTCGTGTTCATCAACTACGTTTAATGCACCGTCTCCAGGCAGGAACGCAGTTATGACCCTGCCGTTCTTGATAAGTTGTGTGCGTACACATTTGCGTACTGCACTGTTTGGCTGTTTGCTTTCAATTCCTACTTTTTCAAGTACAATTCCTCGAGCCATTGGAGCGCCCTTTAGTGGGTCTGATTTAACATCCAATCGTAATGTGCGGCGTTTATAGTACAAGTCTTTCCATCTGAATTTTTTCCTTTTTGCAAGTAGTTTTCTTGCCGCAAGTTCGCCTTTAGGTGATTTAGAACCCATGCTTGTTGTCCTCTAGTTACTCTATTGTTAGAGTTCTTATATTTAAACAGTCCAGATTGCAGAACTCACATAAAAACCTTAAGCATAAACAGTCTGGTTTTGATTTAACCTAAATTGGGTCAACCATTACTTCGCCTTCTGCAGGGCGCGAATAAGGTGATTCTTTGTAACATAATATTGGTTTTGTTTTGATTATTAGTATTTCCCATCTTTGATTTTGGATGTCATATCTGAAGTTATGGCTGTTTGGTTTCAAAAGACATCGGTAACCAACATATCGTTCATTTTTGAAAACAAGCCTCATTTTATGTTTGCAATGAGGTTCTGCACACGGAATCGTTTCCCGAAGCATTAACATATTAACTATTAAGTCATAATAATCACGCTAATAAAGTTAGCGCATACAAAATCCAAATTCAAAAACGAATAGAAACTAATTTGCAGAAAGCACCTGTTGCGCTTTACTTACAATCAATTCAAGTTTATCACGAGCAATTCTTGTTTGAGCCCATAAAGTTTGTGGCTTTTCTTCAACCAACTGTTTTAGGGCAACTATCCCCCTTGAAGTTAAACGGTTCCGAGAATCAACAGTTAAGCCCCTCAAATAAGTCACAGGATAAAACTTTTTTTCTTCAATCATCGTCTGCAAATCATGATCTTTCGGTGAACTCCATCCAACGTGTTTAATTCTTCTGCAATCAGCGTAACGCTTGGCGTGATCAGTCAGTTTAGTGTTGCAAACAATCATAGCATAATCTATTTTCAAGTCATTAAAACCATGATCGTAGCCTTCGGTCAAATCTTCAAAAACTGCTCGAGAAATTCTGCTTACATCCAAATTTGTTGGAGTATGATGGTTAGAATGGTGTTTTACTTCCAAAATGGCAGTTTCCCCATCCCTACGAACAATTCCATCAACCTCATGTTCCACACATATCCCACGAACAATTCGATTAGGAGTAACATCGTAACCATGTTCAGACAAAAGCAACTGCACAAAAAGCTCAAAATCAGGGGCAGAACGTAACAAACCCAAAGCCCTACGCAAATCAATTTGATGTTTAACCACAGGTTTGTGTCTTTTCAATTTCTTGAAAATCATTTGAAGAATTTTCTTCGTTTCAATGCCATCAAACAGTTTAGTTTCAATCTCAGCTGCAATCGATTCAGCAACTTGCCTAGAAACACCCATACGCATACAAGTCTTCACAATTTTTGCTCTGCTATAGGGCTGTTTAGTTCCATCAAATTTGGTTACAAAAACAGTCAACTTAACCATCTAGCAAGTATAACAGGAGCAACAGCTAAAAAGATAACCACATTGTTCTCATTATAAAATAATGAAAAAAACTAGAATATCATGGAAACCGTGCAACAATAACATCAATTCGTTAGACGAGTAAATAAATGAAAAACAAAAAAATGGCTCCTGAAAACAATAAAATCAGTTTTCATTTGCCTTGGAATCGCAATTAGACTAAAAATCCGTTTTTGCAAAAAATAATTGATTAAATCATAAACTGTCATTCATGCTTGAACATGCTATTACTAATAGAACTTTAATATTGGAAACTGCCTTTTTTTGAAAAAATAAGAATAACATCTTTTGTTCATATGTTTTCTAAAAAATAAATCTAGGGTAGGAGCGCACGCAACGAAGGGGCAAAATAGTTCGTGGAAACGCTGATGTTAAACTATTATGAAATCTGCGTGCGCTCAAGTCTGATTCGGATTATGAAAATAAAACCATTCTGAATTTCAAATATATTTTTGGAAAAAATTTATTCACTAAAAACCCATATTAAAAAGAGTTGGACAAAACAACATTAACAAATGGCAATTAACTTAATTGGGTTTTCATTTGCATGAGTAAAGTATAAACATGTGTACTCCTAGTCAAAGTGGCGAGGGTTTAAATTGCCTGCAATAGAAGTAGGAAAAATTTGCGTTAAAATTGTAGGGCGTGAAGCAGGAAAAAAATGCGTTATCGTTGACGTAGTGGACAAGAACTTTGCATTAATCACCGGACCAAAAGCAGTTAACGGAGTAAAACGAAGACGCTCAAACGTTGAGCATCTACAGCCAACCAAAGAATCTGTTGAAATAAAACGAGGCGCAACTGACGACGAAATCACTGAGGCACTAAAGGCAGCAGGGAAACTGGATTCAATGCAATAACCGCCCGACCTAACTCTTTTTTCCTTTTTGGAGAAATGTTATGCGAAGAATTAACGAACCGTGGGAAATTAAACGAAGTTTGGTAATCAAGACTGAGGAACCAACCGACCCTAATTTTGGGCACAAACCTGAAGAACGCCCGATAAAAGAATACATACGATTTGGCATAATCAACGTGGACAAGCCTGCTGGACCATCAAGCCACGAAGTTACAGCATGGTTAAAACGTATCCTTGGTCTTGAACGCGCTGGTCACGGCGGGACCCTTGAGGCTTAATTTAGCCGGGGAAATCCCAAAGTAACTGGTGTTTTACCGCATGCCCTAGATGATGCTACAAAAGTCATTCAGGCACTGTTACTTGCAGGCAAAGAATACGTCTGCGTTATGAGGCTACATTCTCAAGTTTCCGAACAAAAAGTAAAACAGGTTCTAGAAGAATTTCAAGGTCCACTTTACCAAAGACCCCCTGTTCGTTCTGCAGTTAAACGGCAATTAAGAATACGAACAGTCTACTACAACGACTTTATCGAAATGAAAGAAAAAAGTGTCCTTTTCAAGGTTGGCTGCGAAGCAGGAACTTACATACGAAAACTCTGCTATGACATCGGTGAAGTCCTAGGATGTGGCGCCCACATGCAAGAACTGCGTAGAACACGGGTTGGACCTTTCACTGAAGACGAAAGTCTAGTCACGCTTCATGACATATCATATTTGTACAGCAAATGGCAAGAAACAAAAGATGAAAACATACTCAGAAAATTTGTTTCGCCCATGGAAAAAGCCCTCATACAATTGCCTAAAATCTACGTGCGAGACACTGCAGTAGACGCGCTATGCCATGGAGCACATCTAACAGCTCCCGGAGTGTTAGCATTGGATGCTGGAATTAAAATTGATGATACTGTTGCAGTTTTAACTCAAAAAGGGGAAGCAATCAGTTTAGCAAAAGCAGTAGTATCTACGGAAAATGTAATGAAAATGGACCATGGATTTGTGGCAAAAACAGAAAGAGTGATGATGCCACGGGGAATTTATCCCAAAAAGTGGCATAGTAACCAGTAGTTTTTGATTTTTTCCGAAAAGACTAAAAAACAGGTCTGTTGCTATTCTACAGTTGTGCCGAGGTCTCCTAGAGCAACACTGTTGCGGGAAATCTGGTAGGGAGCAGATTCCATCTTTGGAAGCATAAGCCTGGAACTTCTCCGACTACGGAAAGCCTGTGATCCATTGGGTCGCGAGGGTTCAAATCCCTCCCTCGGCGCCATTAATCATGTTTTCCAATATTAATGCAATCGCGGTTCTATAGTTTCTTGGTTAGACCTCATCATAGGAAACAAAAAACAGCCCTGACCCGTTTTATAAACAGTTTTTTCAGAATTTAACCCAGTTCTAACCAAAATCCAAAGCTGCAAAAAGGGAACAAAAAGTTGCATACTTTCAAATACAACAAGAAATAAAAAACGGCAGCAATTAGCCTGTAATAATAAACAGCTAATCACTCAAAAGTGAAAATCAAAAACGGAAAATTATTTGAAGGCTTTTTCTACGAGTTTAAGTTTTCTTAGAAGTTCTTTATCTTCAATTTCTGAGTCAAGGGATTTTTTACTGGTTTTTCCAGAATCATTGACGTTATAAAGTTGCCAATTTGTTGTGTTTTTCATGGTTTCACCATTCTAAGCATAATTTAGTTTGGCATGCTCCAAACTAGTATTAAATATTACTACACAATACATATTTTAATATTACGGAAAAAACACAAATCAATTCAAAATCAAAACTCCTGATTCACCAACTTTCTCAAAAGCATAGCAACACAATGAAACGATTTCTTCAGGTTGAGATACTCTTTTTTATTAGATTAATTATTTGATGAAAAGGTGGAAAAAGTTCATGATAAAAGTGGGAGTAGTCGGCTGCGGATTCATTTCTGGCATACATGTTAACGCATGGAGAGACGCCGGAGTGACAGTAACCGCAGCTTGTGACCTGAACGAAAAATTAGCTAAAGAATTCACCAAAAACTGGAAAATTCCAGCATATTACACTAGTTTGCCTGAAATGTTAAAAAAAGAAAACCTTTCTGCAATCTCTGTTTGTGTTCCACCAAAATTTCACGCAGACGTAGCAATAGAAGCCCTAAAATCAAACTGCAACATAGTAGTTGAAAAACCATTTACCATAAACACGGAAGACGCAGAAAAATTAATGGGCGTGCTTCAAAAAACTTCAGGAAAAATGACCATAATCCATAGTCAACTCTTTGAGCATTCAATTTTCAGTGCCATGAAAAAAGTCAAATCCGGAGAAATCGGCCAAGTAATAGGCATGGACGTCTCTGTTTTGCACAGCCCCGATGAAATAATGGCTGGTGACAAAAATCATTGGTGCCACAAACTTCCAGGAGGCAGATTTGGAGAAAACTTGCCGCACCCGGTTTATCTTCTTCAAGGGTTTTTAGGAGATCTAGAAATAAAATCAGTGTTAACCGATAAACTCGGTCCCAATCCGTGGATGCCCATAGACGAATTACGAGTGATCCTAGAAGCAGAAAAAAACAAGTTTGGAACAATCCATATTAGCTTTAATGCTTCAGGCCACGACCGAACTGTTGTTCACACAGATATCTACGGCACAAGCGGAACAATCCACGCAGACATTTACCCAGTAAGCAGCCTGCTTGTTTCAAAACCCGGACGAGGAGTACTACATTTTGGCAACGTCACCCAACAAGCCAAAATCTGGGGCGCTTATTTGAAAAACATCATAAAGAAAAGAACAGGACCTCGAAATTACAGCATTTCCCACGCCAGAATAATCAAATCGTTTGTAGACAGCATATCAGGAAACGGTGACCCCCTAGTCACGCCAGAAATGGGATACGAAAACGTAGAAGTTGTCGAAAAAATCTGCAAACAGATCGACGAAAGGACACAAAAATAAACAACAAAATACCAGAAAAAAGCATAAAAAGTTCTGTGCCAAACAACTAAGTCGTTTTTCGTAACACATGTTTAACAGATTTTTCTGTTTCCACATGCACTAGCCTATGGGTCTTGCCACAAATTGGACAAACCAGATCATGTCCAGTGTCAACTTCTTTTTTTGTCACCTTTTTGGTTTTTGCAGTTTCTTGTTTTTTGTTTAGCTTTTCTTCAGGAGATATTTCTGAAAGCCCCCATGCACGCTCAAGAACAAAAAGGGTAACAAGTTCTTTTTCATTATTCTTTTTGTGCAAAGTCACCAGATATTTTCCAGGTGCTTTTTTGCCAGTTGCTTCTTCATAAGATTTGATTTCATAGTTTTCTTTAATTATCGCAGGAACTTCATCAATAGTTGAAACAACATTTCGTTTAAGTTTGCGTTTGTCATCCAACTCAGTCAAAGAAAGAACGTCATATAACATTCCATCAATTTTACTATCTTGAAACAACATTGATTTTCCTTCTAATTGAGAAAAAAACATTCCAGCAGGACACTTCACAGCTTTTAAAGTAATTTTTCCAAGTTCATTATCTTTACAAAGCTTGAAAAGCCATTCCCCTGTAAGAAAATCGTTAACGCGATAAAAAATCACTTCTCCAGTTCGCAACTGGCGAAGGCTCATATCATACCATGCATCTTCAGGTCTGTTTTCAACTTGCCTAACTTTAATATGTTTTAGAAACTGCAAAATCAAACACCCGTAAAAGTATCGCATTTCATACGGTATAAGATTTTCGGGAAAAGTATACAAAAAAAATTTACAACATAAGCTGTTTAGAAAAAAAAACAAAAAAAGAGAGAGGGAAAAAATTCCCTAAAGGGTTGTTGATTTTAGCCTGCGATTTTTTGGCGGATAGTAATAACAGCAAAGATTGCTGCTACAGCTGCAACCAGAGCAAGTACTACTGCGATCCATGCGGGTGTATTGTCAACGTTAGCTTTAACGTCACTAAGGTCTGCTTGTAGTGTACCAACATCAGTTTGGATTGTTGCGATATCGCCATCAATGCTTGTGATAGTTCCAGTGAGTGTTCCTATTTTAGTGTCAACAGTAGCTACGTCACCAGCGATTGCTGTTACAACAGCGTCAAGTGAATTAACAGATACCTTCAAAGAGGCAATGTCATTGGTTAGTGCGGTCATGTCTGGAATGTCAATGTCCAAGGCTTCGATCAAGTTTCTGACGTTATTTACATTTGTTCTGATTGTTGCAATGTCACCAGATATGTCAGAGATTTCATCAACTAAGTCTGCAATGTCAGCAGTGACAGTGTCTAAGGTAGCTTTTGCGGCAACAGTGAACAAGCCAGTTGCTTTGTTAACTGCTTTAGCAGAGTTGCTGTATGTAACTGTCCAGTTCCAAGAGCCCAGAGGAGCATCGTCGGGCAAAGTTGCACGAACGCCTGTTCCATATAGTTGATCTTGGAAGATTACTGTTCGAACTGCAGTTCCAGTTAGAACCCAGTTATCAGCTGTCCACCATACTGCACCAGTTGGACTACGAATGGTAACGTCAACGTTAGTAGTGCTAGCATCAGTAGTTGAAATGACGAAGCTTATAGTGTCACCAACATAATAGCTTGTTCCACTCAGTGAAACTGAAGTTGTTGGAGTTGCGGTAACAGTGAATGTATACTGGTTTCCAGTTGTTGCACCATATGAGTCTCTAAGTTCAAGTGTGTAGGTTCCTGGAGCAATGGATGGGACTGTAAATTGTAAGTCAGTGAAGTATCCATTAACTGCACTGGTTGGACCAAAGCGATCATCCAGTTCAGTACTGTTTACAACAACACCATTAATGAGCAAAGTAAGGTCAGCACCCCTAATGAAAGGATAGCCTGTTACACTGCTAATGGTAATGACTTGACCAGCCATTCCTGAGGTTGAAGACAATGCAATCTGAGGAGGATTAGTAACTTCAAAATCTGCTGTTCGCTCATTAGTTACACCCCAAACAACCGAGAATTGATGTACACCTATTGCAAGGAATGAAGATATTACATGAGTTTGAGTGAATGTAGTATCAGCACCTGAAGTTCCAGTAGCGATTGTTGTTGTACCAATTCTGATTTCATAAGCAGTGCTTGCTGGAATTCTACCAGATAGGTTGACAGTAATGCCAGCAGGACCCGATGTTGGGTTTGCAATGATGTAGTAGTTAACTGATATGTAATTTACTGGTGCTGGGCTTACTTGATTTCCATCAGAGTCAATTGCAGTGAACAGATAATTACCATAATTGGCGACAGTAATTGCAGGAATCATTATAGTGGTACTAAAAGATCCTAGTTCACTAGTTTCTACGCCAGCTGCAGGAGTTACATCATATTGAGCATATGTATAATCTACATCAGCTGCATCAACCAATACTACAATATTAGTTACTGCGTCGTCACCAGCAATATCTCCATCTATTCCAGTAGCTGTAAGTGTGACTGCACCTGTAGCATAGTTAATTGTACCTGTAACGGTTACATTAACTGTACCATCATATGAGGCAGTTAAAACGGCTACGCCATCTAGGGTACCAGAAAGTACTCCTTTACCATTATCAACAACATTAAGTACTGTAGCAGCAGTGTTAGTGAAGTTTTCAGTACCACCAAGGGTACCGTTAATTAGTACGTCGACATCCATAGCAACTGTTGTAATTGCTACGGGAGAGTTTTCCAGCATCATTGTTGTCATGTTTAGTGC
This window harbors:
- a CDS encoding restriction endonuclease; the protein is MTVFVTKFDGTKQPYSRAKIVKTCMRMGVSRQVAESIAAEIETKLFDGIETKKILQMIFKKLKRHKPVVKHQIDLRRALGLLRSAPDFELFVQLLLSEHGYDVTPNRIVRGICVEHEVDGIVRRDGETAILEVKHHSNHHTPTNLDVSRISRAVFEDLTEGYDHGFNDLKIDYAMIVCNTKLTDHAKRYADCRRIKHVGWSSPKDHDLQTMIEEKKFYPVTYLRGLTVDSRNRLTSRGIVALKQLVEEKPQTLWAQTRIARDKLELIVSKAQQVLSAN
- a CDS encoding 50S ribosomal protein L14e translates to MPAIEVGKICVKIVGREAGKKCVIVDVVDKNFALITGPKAVNGVKRRRSNVEHLQPTKESVEIKRGATDDEITEALKAAGKLDSMQ
- a CDS encoding alpha/beta hydrolase, with the protein product MGAPKDPSDVVVTIEAEDKHNFKEFLFQINIPTLVIGGVDDFFYPIKETAEEIPNAELILYENFGHNAWMDNRKKFQKDILDFLNAD
- the tuf gene encoding translation elongation factor EF-1 subunit alpha; translated protein: MSNKEKPHLNLVVIGHIDHGKSTTVGHLFSLTGAVDERTTRAYEEEAKKLGKETFKFAWVLDKLKEERERGMTIDVAYLKFETPKYQFTIIDAPGHRDFVKNMITGASQSDCAILLISAKRGEFEAGIGSGGQTREHAFLAYTLGVNQLVVAINKMDDASVNWGEERYMEVRNEMERMVKMSGFNPSKIHFVPTSGWTGDNLAKRSEHMDWYKGPTLFEALDEMEVPAKPTTKPLRIPIQDIYTITGIGSVPVGRVETGVLKEGDELVFMPGNVKGQVKSIETHHVMVKQALPGDNIGFNVRGISKKDVHRGDVAGHSSNPPTVAKEFLGQIIVIHHPTAIAAGYSPVLHSNTGQISCRFKELVAKLDPRTGQIVEKNPSFLKTGDGAIVRFEPIQPMAVETYSDFPELGRFAVRDMGTTVAAGVVKEITVKG
- a CDS encoding 30S ribosomal protein S7 is translated as MEEIKLFGKWSFEGVGVEDPGLKQYISVKPIYIPHSMGRHEHGKFRKAKVSIVERLINNLMRPGSSAGKKTRAITLLRNAFEIISVQTGQNPVQVLITAVENTAPGEDTTRISFGGIAYHQAVDISPQRRVDIALRFLSEGARNQSFGNPKALDEYLAEELILASRNDVKSYAVKKRNEMERIARSSR
- a CDS encoding Gfo/Idh/MocA family oxidoreductase — protein: MIKVGVVGCGFISGIHVNAWRDAGVTVTAACDLNEKLAKEFTKNWKIPAYYTSLPEMLKKENLSAISVCVPPKFHADVAIEALKSNCNIVVEKPFTINTEDAEKLMGVLQKTSGKMTIIHSQLFEHSIFSAMKKVKSGEIGQVIGMDVSVLHSPDEIMAGDKNHWCHKLPGGRFGENLPHPVYLLQGFLGDLEIKSVLTDKLGPNPWMPIDELRVILEAEKNKFGTIHISFNASGHDRTVVHTDIYGTSGTIHADIYPVSSLLVSKPGRGVLHFGNVTQQAKIWGAYLKNIIKKRTGPRNYSISHARIIKSFVDSISGNGDPLVTPEMGYENVEVVEKICKQIDERTQK
- a CDS encoding 30S ribosomal protein S12, coding for MGSKSPKGELAARKLLAKRKKFRWKDLYYKRRTLRLDVKSDPLKGAPMARGIVLEKVGIESKQPNSAVRKCVRTQLIKNGRVITAFLPGDGALNVVDEHDEVVVEGISGSRGGAMGDLPGVRWKVSTINGVSLNELVLGKKEKPMR